A region from the Nematostella vectensis chromosome 13, jaNemVect1.1, whole genome shotgun sequence genome encodes:
- the LOC125559077 gene encoding uncharacterized protein LOC125559077: protein MKRNQKNGEYGIYSKDGGSDLSNNLLDKDKTAMQYSYNLIASEDNRRLSGYLDPIARERGRRFFGLDQLRDIRKGSLPVLGGNRKSGSKKGLLKTQESFDSLGVSDSSEVTSLQQPRKVSLSFLKTNPRELKPQLSDPIPPRYSKKANNYDGQQTPKTLTAKSLNSLYSELPGVGLRFQSTEELFQANVSSASRKTGLSAAKNKEIMHTKMRKKAVVDSTDESHYQRQFLRILNKRF from the coding sequence ATGAAACGTAATCAGAAGAATGGAGAGTATGGGATATACAGTAAGGATGGTGGGAGCGATTTGAGTAATAATCTTCTTGACAAGGACAAAACAGCAATGCAATACAGCTATAATTTGATAGCTTCGGAAGACAACAGGAGACTCTCTGGTTATCTCGATCCAATTGCCAGGGAGAGAGGCAGGAGATTTTTTGGTCTTGATCAATTGAGGGATATCAGAAAAGGAAGTTTACCCGTTCTTGGCGGGAACAGAAAGAGCGGTAGCAAGAAAGGCTTACTGAAAACTCAAGAAAGCTTTGATTCATTAGGTGTCTCGGATAGTAGTGAAGTGACAAGTTTGCAGCAACCGCGAAAAGTCAGTTTGAGTTTTTTGAAAACGAACCCAAGAGAGCTGAAGCCACAATTAAGCGACCCGATCCCCCCACGTTATAGCAAGAAAGCAAACAATTACGATGGCCAACAAACACCTAAAACTCTCACGGCAAAGAGTTTGAACTCGCTTTATTCTGAGCTACCAGGGGTGGGTTTAAGATTCCAAAGTACTGAAGAGCTTTTTCAGGCTAATGTTAGCAGTGCATCACGTAAAACCGGACTTTCCGCtgccaaaaacaaagaaatcaTGCATACAAAAATGAGAAAGAAAGCTGTCGTAGACTCGACGGATGAATCACATTACCAGCGACAATTTCTGCGGATTTTGAATAAAAGGTTTTGA